A part of Papaver somniferum cultivar HN1 unplaced genomic scaffold, ASM357369v1 unplaced-scaffold_25, whole genome shotgun sequence genomic DNA contains:
- the LOC113341167 gene encoding polyribonucleotide nucleotidyltransferase 2, mitochondrial-like: MALLLALGRRANLQYFSVRMLNWRIGRGFCSGIYTTSRLEVPCKEEFQIDSYRVCFETRPKVAPLPDQFGGGIVLTMETMGKFSKVFSTVSASPLLPDVIPDSSPRIKVDYQGDQFRFNDRVCGSFLRRESARIIRAPIRPLFPAYFYHDVEVMARVLCCEAEQNTDVMAANATSAALMLSDIPWGGPIGVVRIGRIQGQFVINPSRDELFFCDLDLVYACTRDEKTLMADVQACEITEEDLEKALQLAHQQAVKYLAPQISLAKKAGQHKKDYTLTMLKESTVQKLMSLVEVRSEAFPDSENEKFGFTCNYGVTGTAYKEVREPCFQVKDDEVLDKITVDVERVTSVEKNDEEKIKVLPNINILKNTVEGVKAEIKLTEEVERILDAEVHSNEKIKVIPKMVDMLKKKAFHRWISEKDLRVDGRPLDKIRRLKCESTRMSELQGSSLFSREQTQVICTVTEKRPVEDEAEYLGGDPHLSVPRYSFKSRPFRVDGNWKIGDCDSYDAGDGNFVEKALVVLLPEEYRFPYVVRVNSQAIRSDGSVSTTAVCGGSIALMVSGVPLKKHVAGVSVGMVSEVHPTDGKMNNYRILTDLSSLEEHLVDMNFKVAGSRDGITAIRLDVNVAGIPLGIIYECLGPALKGRLEILDRMKQEISAPSYCTSDDWGWNDAVVVTYRLRPKSIELLTEPDGTWQRDFERETGARISMIEDSEVTVVAKNETCHMLAKQKIETVIGSEVEVEGPHEDEATTETKSYVEIPIEQVDQLSDKIYVAERQELSHSSFSGEDQLHRRSNLDLQLKVYGLSEFCNESKL; the protein is encoded by the exons ATGGCACTTTTGTTAGCCCTAGGAAGAAGAGCAAATCTACAGTACTTCTCAGTTAGGATGCTCAACTGGAGAATTGGAAGAGGATTTTGTAGCGGCATATACACTACTAGTCGTCTGGAAGTTCCATGTAAGGAAGAATTCCAGATAGATTCTTACCGTGTTTGTTTTGAAACAAGGCCAAAGGTCGCACCTTTACCTGATCAATTTGGTGGGGGAATTGTATTGACTATGGAAACTATGGGAAAATTTTCGAAAGTCTTCTCCACTGTTTCTGCATCTCCTCTGCTTCCTGACGTCATCCCAGACTCTTCACCCCGCATAAAG GTTGATTACCAAGGAGACCAGTTTCGTTTTAATGACCGTGTCTGTGGATCCTTTTTGCGGAGGGAGAGTGCTCGTATTATTCGTGCACCTATTCGGCCGCTTTTTCCAGCTTACTTTTACCATGATGTGGAG GTAATGGCAAGAGTTCTCTGTTGTGAAGCAGAACAAAATACAGATGTAATGGCTGCCAATGCTACATCTGCAGCTCTTATGCTATCTGACATTCCGTGGGGCGGCCCAATTGGGGTTGTACGTATAGGAAGGATACAGGGACAGTTTGTTATTAATCCTTCAAGGGATGAG CTTTTCTTTTGTGACCTCGACTTGGTTTATGCCTGCACCCGAGATGAAAAAACTTTAATGGCAGACGTACAAGCTTGTGAGATTACTGAGGAAGATCTAGAAAAAGCGCTACAGCTAGCACATCAACAG GCTGTAAAATATCTTGCCCCTCAAATTTCATTGGCTAAAAAAGCTGGACAACATAAGAAGGATTACACATTAACAATGCTGAAGGAGAGTACTGTCCAGAAACTCATGAGCTTGGTGGAAGTGCGGTCCGAAGCTTTTCCTGATTCCGAGAATGAGAAG TTTGGTTTCACTTGCAATTATGGGGTAACGGGAACAGCATATAAGGAAG TAAGGGAGCCGTGTTTCCAG GTTAAGGATGACGAAGTTTTGGATAAAATTACTGTAGATGTAGAAAGAGTGACGTCGGTAGAGAAAAATGATGAAGAGAAAATAAAGGTTCTTCCAAATATCAACATACTGAAGAATACG GTTGAAGGTGTGAAAGCTGAGATCAAACTTACTGAAGAGGTAGAAAGAATACTGGACGCTGAGGTACACagtaatgaaaaaataaaggttATCCCGAAGATGGTTGACATGCTAAAGAAAAAG GCTTTCCACAGGTGGATTAGTGAGAAAGATCTTAGAGTCGATGGGAGGCCTCTTGACAAAATTAGGCGGCTAAAATGTGAATCTACCAGAATGTCAGAATTACAGGGATCATCACTTTTTTCTCGTGAGCAGACTCAG GTTATATGCACAGTGACAGAAAAAAGACCAGTTGAGGATGAAGCTGAGTACCTGGGTGGTGATCCGCATCTCAGTGTCCCCAGATATTCATTCAAAAGTCGACCCTTCAGAGTTGATGGAAACTGGAAAATAGGCGATTGTGATAGTTATGATGCTGGGGATG GCAATTTTGTGGAGAAAGCTTTGGTTGTTCTGTTACCTGAAGAATATAGATTCCCATATGTTGTTCGTGTCAACTCACAAGCTATTCGCTCTGATGGTTCAGTCTCTACAACCGCCGTTTGTGGAG GGAGTATTGCTTTGATGGTTTCCGGCGTCCCACTAAAGAAACATGTGGCAGGTGTTTCAGTGGGTATGGTTAGTGAAGTTCACCCCACGGATGGAAAGATGAACAATTATCGAATACTGACAGATTTATCA AGTTTGGAAGAGCATCTAGTGGACATGAACTTCAAAGTGGCAGGCTCACGAGATGGAATTACTGCTATACGATTGGATGTAAATGTAGCCGGCATTCCTTTAGGTATTATCTATGAGTGCTTAGGACCTGCATTAAAAGGTCGCCTTGAAATCCTTGATAGGATGAAACAAGAGATCAGTGCTCCCAGTTATTGTACTTCAGATGATTGGGGTTGGAATGACGCGGTAGTAG TCACATATAGACTCCGACCTAAGTCTATTGAGCTCTTGACTGAACCCGATGGTACATGGCAGAGAGATTTCGAACGAGAAACAG GAGCACGGATTTCTATGATTGAAGATAGTGAGGTTACTGTAGTCGCAAAAAATGAAACATGTCATATGCTAGCTAAGCAAAAg atTGAAACTGTTATCGGGAGTGAGGTTGAAGTTGAAGGGCCACATGAAGATGAGGCTACTACTGAAACGAAGAGTTACGTGGAAATACCAATTGAGCAG GTTGATCAACTCTCGGATAAAATATATGTAGCTGAGCGTCAAGAACTGTCTCACAGCAGTTTCAGTGGTGAAGATCAGCTCCACCGCCGTTCAAATTTGGATTTGCAGTTAAAAGTTTATGGTTTATCAGAATTCTGTAATGAGTCAAAATTGTAG
- the LOC113341168 gene encoding pentatricopeptide repeat-containing protein At3g22470, mitochondrial-like produces the protein MLDGLVLVGMHDEAVQLFQALETTKGLETDTVSFNTMIHGYCRKDMLEEAMLVFSRMKQREIRPTAVTYNTLLWGLYQVGRITSAERFFEEFLASGVSPNHVTHHIKLTAYCKNGKMGEAVKLVESLVMSDDPYFTEFYNTLMHGFCLVGELENALHLFHEILTKGLMRDVVSYNTMIGSLFHHRRSLEAENLVSQMEVEGCVPNSRTYDIIISGFLRGSQTEKGVQYFHIMRQRGFVPADSVVAFYIQ, from the coding sequence ATGCTGGATGGTTTAGTCCTAGTAGGTATGCACGATGAAGCTGTTCAGCTGTTCCAAGCATTAGAAACGACTAAAGGACTTGAGACTGATACAGTCAGTTTTAATACCATGATTCATGGTTACTGCCGGAAGGATATGCTGGAGGAGGCTATGCTCGTATTCAGCAGAATGAAGCAACGGGAAATAAGGCCAACAGCAGTCACCTACAATACACTATTATGGGGACTGTATCAGGTCGGGAGAATTACAAGCGCAGAGAGGTTCTTTGAAGAATTTCTAGCTTCTGGGGTATCTCCAAACCATGTCACACACCACATAAAGCTAACAGCCTACTGCAAAAACGGGAAAATGGGCGAGGCGGTGAAGTTGGTCGAGTCATTGGTGATGAGCGACGACCCCTATTTCACTGAGTTTTATAATACTCTCATGCATGGCTTTTGTCTGGTGGGGGAGTTGGAAAATGCGTTGCATTTATTTCATGAAATTCTGACCAAGGGACTAATGCGAGACGTGGTATCATATAACACCATGATTGGTAGCCTCTTTCATCACAGGAGGTCCTTGGAAGCAGAGAATCTTGTCTCCCAAATGGAAGTGGAAGGTTGTGTGCCGAATTCTAGGACATATGATATCATCATTAGCGGTTTTCTTCGAGGATCGCAGACAGAGAAGGGAGTACAATACTTTCATATCATGCGTCAAAGAGGATTTGTACCTGCCGATTCCGTTGTAGCATTTTACATACAGTGA